GCCGCCTGCGAGCAGGGCGTGCGGGCGGTGGAGGTCGCCGGCCGCATCTCCTCGGCCCGCACCACGGAGTACGTCAAGGACCTCCTCCACCGCCTCGAGCCGTACGGCGACGAGCCGCGCGTGGTCGAGCTGCGCGAGCGCGCCCGGCCGCTCCTGATGACCACGGCCTGATCCGCCGCGCCTCCCGGGTTTGAGGGCATTGTCAGTGGCGCAGTGCACTATCGGAGTCGGGAGGTGGGCCGGGAGATGGAACGAGTGCGGACGGCGGTCGCGCGGCACGTCGCGTACGACTGCGACGTGCTGGTGATCGGCGGCGGAATCGTCGGCCTGTCGACGGCGTACGCGATCACCCGCGCCGCGCCGGGCACCCGGGTCACGGTCCTGGAGAAGGAACCGGGCCCGGCCCGGCACCAGACGGGCCGCAACAGCGGCGTCATCCACAGCGGCGTCTACTACCGCCCGGGCTCCCTGAAGGCCCGCTACGCGGTGCGGGGCTGCGCCGAGATGGTCAAGTTCTGCGCCGAGTACGGCATCGCCCACGCCGTCACCGGCAAGCTGATCGTCGCCACCCACCGCTCCGAGCTGCCCAGGCTGCACGCCCTCGTCCAGCGCGGCCGGGAGAACGGCATACCGGTGCGCGAGCTGGGCGCGGCCCAGATCCCGGAGTACGAGCCCGAGGTGCGCGGCCTGGCCGCCATACACGTGGGCACGACCGGCGTCTGCGACTACGTGGCCGTGGCCCGGCAACTGGCACGGGCCTCGGGCGCCGAGATCCGCTACGGCGCGCAGGTCCGGCACATCGACCGGCGCCCGGGCCTCGGGGTGGCCGTCCGCACCCGCTCCGGGGACGTGCTCCGCGCCCGGGTGCTGGTCAACTGCGCCGGGCTGCACTGCGACGAGATCGCCCGGGCGACCGGCGACGACCCGGGCATGCGGATCGTCCCCTTCCGCGGTGAGTACTACGAGCTGGCCCGTCCGGAACTGGTGCGGGGCCTGGTCTACCCGGTGCCGGACCCGGCGTTCCCGTTCCTCGGGGTGCATCTGACCCGCGGTATCGACGGAAGCGTGCACGTCGGGCCGAACGCGGTGCCGGCCCTCGCCCGGGAGGGCTACGGCTGGGACGTGGTGCGGCCCCGCGAGCTGGGCGCCACCCTGGCCTGGCCCGGCTCGTGGCAGATAGCCCGACGGCACTGGCGGTACGGAGCGGGCGAGCTGCGCCGGTCGCTGTCCAAGGGGGCGTTCACCGCGGCCGTGCGCAGGCTGCTGCCGGCCGTGACGGACGGTGACCTGGTGCCGTCGCCGGCCGGGGTGCGGGCGCAGGCGGTACTGGCGGACGGGACGCTGGTGGACGACTTCCTCGTCCGCGAGGGCGCCCACGCCGTCCACGTCCTGAACGCGCCGTCCCCCGCGGCGACGGCGGCGCTGCCGATCGGGCGGGAGGTGGGGCGCAGGGCGCTGGCCGCGCTGGGAGACTCATGACCGGGGCCACTGACCGTAAAATCGATGGCACTGTGTCTGATTTCCGCAGCGCCTCCGACGCTCCCCAGCCACCCGCCCCCCATGCCGGCGACGACCTGAGGCACACCCGTGCCAAGGGCGAGCCCCGTTTCCCGGACGGGCCGAAGCCCGATCCCGCGGGGTCGCACTTCGAGCGGCGGATCCGGAGCTTCCAGCCCCGACGGAGCCGGGTGACCGCGGGGCAGGCGGACGCGTTGCAGCGGCTGTGGCCCACGTGGGGCCTGGACATCGACGGTCAGCGGGTCATCGACCTCGCCGAGCTGTTCGGCAACGACCGCCCCGTCGTCCTGGAGATCGGCTTCGGCATGGGCGAGGCCACCGCCCGGATGGCCGCCGCCGACCCGGAGACCAACATCCTCGCGGTGGACGTCCACACCCCGGGCCAGGGCAATCTGCTGGGCCTCGCGGAGCGGGAGGGCCTGTCCAACGTCCGGGTGGGCAACGGCGACGCGATCATCCTCCTGCGCGAGATGCTCGCCCCCGACTCCCTCGCCGGGCTGCGCGTCTACTTCCCCGACCCCTGGCCCAAGAAGCGGCACCACAAGCGCCGGCTGATCCAGCCCGAGTTCCTGACCCTGGCCGCGACGCGGCTGGCCCCGGGCGCCGTCCTGCACTGCGCGACCGACTGGGAGCCGTACGCCGAGCAGATGCTGGAGGTGCTCACCGCGCACCCCGGCTTCGAGAACACCGTGCCGGACGGTGGTTTCGCGCCGCGCCCCGCCCACCGGCCCCGGACCCGTTTCGAGGGCCAGGGGCTGGACAAGGGACATGTGGTGAACGACCTGCTCTTCCGCCGCGTACAGCACCTCGCGGCACACCCCGTGCCACCCGGCGGCCGGCACCGCGAGCCGAACCGCGAGCAGCACCACGATCAGCACCGCGACCAGCACCGCGGTCACCACAAGGAGCAGCAGCCCCCCACCGGTTAGGGTCCATGCCGTGGCCACCAGTCCCCCGTACCCGACGCGTCCGCCCGAGCATCCGCGGAGGCATCCGCACTGGTGGCAGCGCGCCTGGGTGCGTTACGGCGCGCTCGTCACCCTGCTCGCGCTCTCGGGCCTGGTCATCCTGGCCCTGGTGCGCGAACAGACCGGCACGCAGGGCTTCCTGGTGGGGCTCGGCCTCGCGGTGCTGCCCGTGCCCCTGCTCATAGCCGCCTTCCGCTGGCTGGACCGGGTCGAGCCGGGGCCCTGGCGCACCCTGCTGTTCTGCTTCGCCTGGGGCGCCTGCGCGGCGGCGCTGATAGCGATCGTCGCCAACAGCTTCGCGACGAGATGGATAGCGACCGCCACCGCCGACCCGTCCGGCGCGGACACCCTGGGCGCCACCGTCATAGCGCCGGTCGTCGAGGAGTCCGCCAAGGCCGCCGCCGTCCTGCTGGTCTTCGTCTTCCGCAGGCGCGACTTCACCGGCATCGTCGACGGGGTGGTCGTGGCCGGCGTCACCGCCACCGGCTTCGCCTTCACCGAGAACATCCTCTACCTGGGTACCGCCTTCGGGACCGACCAGCTCACCGGCGGCAGCGGCATCGCGTCCGTCACCGCGGCGACCTTCTTCGTCCGCATCGTGATGTCGCCCTTCGCCCACCCGCTCTTCACCGTGCTGACCGGCATCGGTTTCGGCATCGCCGCGCTCTCCGCGGGCCGGCACCGCGGGCGCCGGGCCCTGCTCCCCCTGACCGGCCTGCTGCTCGCGATGGGCGTGCACGCGCTGTGGAACGGCTCGGCCGCGTTCGGCGAGTACGGCTTCTTCGCCGTGTACGCGGCCTTCATGCTCCCGTCCTTCGGCCTGCTGACCTGGCTGGTGATCTGGACCCGGCAACGCGAACTGGCGACCGTGCGCGCCGAGCTGCCCGCGTACGTCATGGCCGGGTGGCTGTCGCCCGCGGAGCCGCAGGCGCTCGGTTCGATGCGGGCCCGCCGCATCGCCCGGCAGCACGCCCGCCGGCACGCCGGGAAGGAGGCGGCGCGGACGGTGGCGCGGTACGAGGCGTACGCGACCTCGCTGGCGTTCCTGCGGCAACGGGGGCGCCGGGGCCGGGCGGGCGCCGACTTCGTCGTACGGGAGCGGGAACTGCTGGAGGCCCTGTGGCAGCGGCGCGCTGTGGCCCGCCCGGCGCTGGACCACGCGGCCCGGGCCACGGCACCGCCCGTGCCGCCCTGGCCGGGCCACGGGATGTACGGGCCGTACCCCGGCCACGGCCTCTACGGGTACGCCCCCACCGCACCGGTCCTCGCGCCGTCACCTCCGCCGTACCACGCCCCTCACGAGTAC
This region of Streptomyces ambofaciens ATCC 23877 genomic DNA includes:
- the lhgO gene encoding L-2-hydroxyglutarate oxidase encodes the protein MERVRTAVARHVAYDCDVLVIGGGIVGLSTAYAITRAAPGTRVTVLEKEPGPARHQTGRNSGVIHSGVYYRPGSLKARYAVRGCAEMVKFCAEYGIAHAVTGKLIVATHRSELPRLHALVQRGRENGIPVRELGAAQIPEYEPEVRGLAAIHVGTTGVCDYVAVARQLARASGAEIRYGAQVRHIDRRPGLGVAVRTRSGDVLRARVLVNCAGLHCDEIARATGDDPGMRIVPFRGEYYELARPELVRGLVYPVPDPAFPFLGVHLTRGIDGSVHVGPNAVPALAREGYGWDVVRPRELGATLAWPGSWQIARRHWRYGAGELRRSLSKGAFTAAVRRLLPAVTDGDLVPSPAGVRAQAVLADGTLVDDFLVREGAHAVHVLNAPSPAATAALPIGREVGRRALAALGDS
- the trmB gene encoding tRNA (guanosine(46)-N7)-methyltransferase TrmB, which codes for MSDFRSASDAPQPPAPHAGDDLRHTRAKGEPRFPDGPKPDPAGSHFERRIRSFQPRRSRVTAGQADALQRLWPTWGLDIDGQRVIDLAELFGNDRPVVLEIGFGMGEATARMAAADPETNILAVDVHTPGQGNLLGLAEREGLSNVRVGNGDAIILLREMLAPDSLAGLRVYFPDPWPKKRHHKRRLIQPEFLTLAATRLAPGAVLHCATDWEPYAEQMLEVLTAHPGFENTVPDGGFAPRPAHRPRTRFEGQGLDKGHVVNDLLFRRVQHLAAHPVPPGGRHREPNREQHHDQHRDQHRGHHKEQQPPTG
- a CDS encoding PrsW family intramembrane metalloprotease; its protein translation is MATSPPYPTRPPEHPRRHPHWWQRAWVRYGALVTLLALSGLVILALVREQTGTQGFLVGLGLAVLPVPLLIAAFRWLDRVEPGPWRTLLFCFAWGACAAALIAIVANSFATRWIATATADPSGADTLGATVIAPVVEESAKAAAVLLVFVFRRRDFTGIVDGVVVAGVTATGFAFTENILYLGTAFGTDQLTGGSGIASVTAATFFVRIVMSPFAHPLFTVLTGIGFGIAALSAGRHRGRRALLPLTGLLLAMGVHALWNGSAAFGEYGFFAVYAAFMLPSFGLLTWLVIWTRQRELATVRAELPAYVMAGWLSPAEPQALGSMRARRIARQHARRHAGKEAARTVARYEAYATSLAFLRQRGRRGRAGADFVVRERELLEALWQRRAVARPALDHAARATAPPVPPWPGHGMYGPYPGHGLYGYAPTAPVLAPSPPPYHAPHEYLPYARPRLHP